The Archocentrus centrarchus isolate MPI-CPG fArcCen1 chromosome 5, fArcCen1, whole genome shotgun sequence genome contains the following window.
GAAAATAttatctcttttctttttattgttttcaacCCTCAGACAGCAACGTTGCGTCCGTATCTCAATGCTGTGCGTGCCACACTGCAGGCCGCTCTCTGCCTGGAGAATTTCTCTTCACAAGTGGTGGAGAGGCACAACAAACCAGAGGTGGAAGTGAGGTGAGTTTAGCAATGGTGTGAGACTTGAAAGAGTTTAACGTCACAGTCCCCGTGGACCGACTCTGTGACACAGTATTaatagtctgtgtgtgtttgtctgcttcCTTCCAGGAGCAGCAAAGAGTTGCTCCTCCAACCTGTAATCATCAGCCGTAATGAAAAGGAGAAAGTTCTGATCGAGGGCTCTATCAACTCTGTCAGAGTCAGCATCGCTGTCAAGCAGGTGAGTGAAGACCTTGACTCAGACCAGATGGCTGCTTAGTAATTAATAGCATTCACGTAAACGTCAAAGCTGCCAGAAAGCCCCATTGTTATTTTAGAAACAATTTTCTGTTGTAGGCCGATGAGATTGAGAAGATTCTGTGCCATAAGTTCATGCGCTTCATGATGATGAGAGCAGAGAACTTCTTCATCCTGAGGAGGAAACCAGTAGAGGTAAGTGGCCTTTGAAAATGCATCGGTCACATTTAAAGGGTTCCTGTTAGAAGTGTTGGAGTTTATGTTGCCACCGGTAATAAtggtaatattttaaaaaatgaaatggaaaaaaatattttccattcTTCTCCTCTCTACACTCTCTATAAAAAAgaccaaagaaaaagaagaatttaaatgacaactttattattattgttgataGTAGTAGTTTTAGTAAACTAGTACAAGCTCATGCTTCAGTATTGTTTGGTCAGGGGATTTTAGTCAGTTGTTAGGTGGTTGCAAGGCAACATGATGACGTCATGCCTAATTCAcgttgtgtgtgtatataaacgAGATGTTACTGtcttgaaattaaaatgatgcaaTGTTTTTATAACATGTCACAGGTGCATAAATGCTACAAATGGGCAATTTATCCCATTGATAGTAGGTTGCTAGGTAACACAATGACATAATATGTGATTATAGATAGTTGTGTAGGAGGAAT
Protein-coding sequences here:
- the arpc4 gene encoding actin-related protein 2/3 complex subunit 4 yields the protein MTATLRPYLNAVRATLQAALCLENFSSQVVERHNKPEVEVRSSKELLLQPVIISRNEKEKVLIEGSINSVRVSIAVKQADEIEKILCHKFMRFMMMRAENFFILRRKPVEGYDISFLITNFHTEQMYKHKLVDFVIHFMEEIDKEISEMKLSVNARARIVAEEFLKNF